One genomic window of Sporosarcina ureae includes the following:
- a CDS encoding CaiB/BaiF CoA transferase family protein, which translates to MLPLEGIKVLDLTNLLPGPFSTMIFAELGAEVIKVERPGIGDGAREVAGLFEAINRGKKSITLDLKNNEDKKKLSALIEESDVMIEGFRPGVMERLGFLKDKVKTINPRIIYCSISGYGQEGPYRNLPGHDINYLAVSGILSISGDPKGKPEAAGGIQVADLGSAMYAVNSVLAALLLREKTNEGTYIDVSMTDCALSLMAPRINEYVNRNNPSKQNFMGRGAYGAYKTKDNKYIAIGCVEEHFWHKLCDVLNVEKLKSNKKFEGWHNRMEHADEINAILNKKFLLKNRSEWLELMIIEDIPCAPVNFIEELLEDPHLAYRGIIKKDENSDNLIITHPVKFTSFEVRSNSDVPTVGEHNSLIKNPL; encoded by the coding sequence TTGCTACCACTTGAAGGAATCAAGGTTTTGGATTTAACTAATTTACTTCCAGGACCTTTTTCAACAATGATCTTTGCAGAGCTAGGTGCAGAAGTTATAAAAGTAGAGAGACCGGGGATAGGGGATGGAGCAAGAGAAGTAGCAGGGTTATTTGAAGCAATTAACAGAGGTAAAAAAAGTATTACACTTGACCTTAAAAATAATGAAGACAAAAAGAAGCTTTCTGCACTAATAGAAGAAAGTGACGTAATGATCGAAGGTTTTAGACCGGGCGTAATGGAGAGATTGGGTTTTCTAAAAGATAAAGTGAAGACAATAAATCCGCGCATCATTTATTGTTCTATTTCGGGCTATGGACAAGAAGGACCGTATAGAAATCTGCCAGGTCACGATATAAATTATTTAGCTGTATCAGGTATTCTTAGTATTAGTGGAGATCCAAAAGGAAAACCAGAGGCAGCAGGTGGTATACAAGTTGCTGATTTAGGTTCTGCTATGTATGCGGTTAATTCTGTTTTGGCTGCTTTATTATTGAGAGAGAAAACAAATGAAGGTACTTATATAGATGTCTCAATGACAGATTGTGCACTCTCTCTAATGGCACCTAGAATTAATGAGTACGTTAATCGTAACAATCCTTCCAAACAAAATTTTATGGGGAGAGGAGCTTATGGTGCCTATAAAACGAAAGATAATAAATATATTGCAATCGGCTGTGTTGAAGAACACTTTTGGCATAAATTATGTGACGTTTTAAATGTAGAAAAGTTGAAGTCGAATAAGAAGTTCGAAGGTTGGCATAATCGAATGGAACATGCAGATGAAATAAATGCTATTTTGAATAAGAAGTTTCTATTAAAGAACCGTTCAGAATGGTTGGAATTAATGATAATAGAGGATATACCGTGCGCTCCTGTTAATTTTATCGAAGAATTATTAGAGGACCCACATTTGGCATATAGAGGCATTATAAAAAAGGACGAAAATAGTGATAACCTTATTATTACGCATCCTGTGAAATTTACAAGTTTCGAAGTGAGAAGTAACTCGGATGTTCCAACAGTAGGAGAGCATAATTCCCTCATTAAAAACCCGCTATAA
- a CDS encoding MaoC/PaaZ C-terminal domain-containing protein, with protein MREDTLFYEDFQVGDVYFSPSRTVTEADIVNFAGLSGDYNALHTDEEYARDSIFGQRIAHGMLGMVIASGLFTRTDLNGRMSPTLLALLGIDSWKFISPIKINDTIRLEIEIADKRETSQGGKGIVFFKRKVINQNGDLLQEGTTPMLIEAYQR; from the coding sequence GTGAGAGAAGACACTTTGTTTTATGAAGACTTTCAAGTTGGGGATGTTTATTTTTCACCATCCAGAACGGTTACTGAGGCGGATATTGTAAATTTTGCAGGTCTTTCAGGAGATTATAATGCTTTACATACAGATGAAGAGTATGCGAGAGACTCCATATTTGGACAAAGAATAGCCCATGGCATGTTAGGTATGGTCATAGCTTCAGGACTCTTTACAAGAACAGATTTAAACGGAAGAATGAGTCCAACGTTATTAGCATTATTAGGAATTGATTCTTGGAAGTTTATCTCACCGATTAAAATTAATGACACAATTCGCTTGGAAATTGAAATTGCCGATAAAAGAGAGACAAGTCAGGGCGGAAAGGGAATCGTATTTTTTAAGAGGAAAGTAATCAATCAAAACGGTGACCTTCTACAAGAGGGGACTACGCCGATGTTAATTGAAGCTTATCAAAGATAG
- a CDS encoding acyl-CoA dehydrogenase family protein translates to MSITLNEEQLMIKNTVKKFLDKEISPMVNEYEHEGKPVTTDIVQKLVPFGFLGGLLPESSGGYGLNHTTYFIMIEELSRVWPSLRATVGITNSVLTHIYEYGSEEQKKKFIPPLLKGEKLGFFALTEPNVGSDASSIQTRAVLKGDKWVLNGSKMFITNGIEGEVGIVIAQTDKDKGNKGIASFIVEKSESSYYASKIEKMGTLSCPFAELTFDNCEIPKENLLGEVGDGLRQGLKFLNSARAMVAFISTGIAQASLDASITYAKERVQFGKPIGGFQLIQEKISNMVTLTNAMRLLGLQASHLLDEGKECKVECSMAKYFSTENVLKVAEDALQIHGGYGYTKEFPVERYYRDIRYFTIAEGTNEIQKLIIGRELLGISAFT, encoded by the coding sequence ATGAGTATAACATTAAATGAAGAACAGTTAATGATTAAAAATACTGTTAAAAAGTTTTTGGATAAGGAAATTAGTCCAATGGTTAATGAATACGAGCATGAAGGAAAACCCGTTACAACGGATATTGTACAGAAACTTGTACCATTTGGATTCTTAGGCGGTTTGTTACCAGAGAGTAGCGGAGGCTATGGTTTAAATCATACAACTTATTTTATTATGATAGAAGAGTTGTCAAGAGTTTGGCCATCGTTGAGGGCAACAGTTGGAATTACTAATTCTGTCTTAACGCATATTTATGAATATGGATCGGAAGAACAAAAGAAAAAGTTTATACCGCCATTATTAAAGGGAGAAAAGCTCGGTTTCTTTGCATTGACTGAACCAAATGTAGGATCAGATGCGTCCAGTATACAAACACGGGCAGTGCTCAAAGGAGATAAGTGGGTATTAAATGGATCGAAAATGTTTATTACAAATGGAATAGAGGGAGAAGTTGGAATTGTTATTGCCCAAACAGATAAAGACAAAGGAAATAAAGGAATAGCTTCCTTTATAGTAGAGAAAAGTGAATCGAGTTATTATGCAAGTAAAATAGAGAAAATGGGAACATTGAGTTGTCCTTTTGCAGAATTAACATTTGATAACTGTGAAATTCCAAAAGAAAATTTACTAGGGGAAGTAGGAGACGGCTTAAGACAAGGACTTAAATTTTTGAATAGTGCTAGAGCGATGGTTGCTTTTATTTCAACGGGTATTGCACAAGCGAGTCTAGATGCTTCAATTACTTATGCAAAAGAAAGAGTGCAATTCGGCAAGCCAATCGGTGGTTTTCAACTAATACAAGAAAAAATTAGTAATATGGTCACTTTAACAAATGCAATGCGTTTGCTCGGTTTACAAGCTAGTCATCTATTAGATGAAGGGAAAGAATGTAAGGTAGAATGTTCGATGGCAAAATACTTCTCTACAGAAAATGTCTTAAAAGTCGCAGAAGATGCTTTACAAATTCACGGAGGATATGGTTATACAAAAGAGTTTCCAGTAGAGAGATATTATAGAGATATACGATATTTCACGATTGCTGAAGGAACTAATGAAATACAGAAACTTATTATTGGAAGAGAGCTTTTAGGGATTTCTGCTTTTACTTAA